From the Veillonellales bacterium genome, the window TTAGGATTTTATAATGAAGAAAAGGACTGCCTCAGCCAGGCCCGCCCCTATCTAAACTATCACGTAGGCGGCGAGGGCTTAAAATCCGTAGGCAACGCTTTAGCCTGTGCCCGCGGCGGCTATGACGGAGTCATTCATATCTATCCTTTTGGCTGTACACCGGAAATAGTAGCCCAATATGCGCTGAAAAACATTGCCGCCGACTATCATATGCCCTTATTGACACTAAGCCTCGACGAACACTCCAGCGACGTCGGCATCATTACCCGGGTGGAGGCTTTCGCCGACTGCATCAAGCGAAAAGCGGCGCAGAGAATATAGGGATTGGTTCATGGCTCTATTCCCCTCTAGAAAGATAGATGAGACTCGAAACCACGCACTTTGGTTTCGTTAGTCGAATTATGCAAAGCTGGGGTGGCGCGCAGCGACGGGGTGTGTATGGTTCTTGGCTCATTGGCTCATGGAACTTGAAACTTAGAACTTAGGACTTGGAAATTTGGACTTGGTAGTTGGAAATCGGAACTAAATTCTGTCATTGCGAGCGGCAGCGAAGCAATCTCATGACTGCTACGGTCGCCTAGCCAGCGTTGATAACGCCTGGTGAAACAGCCCATCGCTCTTGAAAATCCAGTAAGGCATCTCTCTTTAACGGAAAGATGCCTTACGTTTCTCTTAGCTGCCAGGTACTTTATTACTCCATTTGCCGCAGCGATCCCCCCAGCGGGCCGCTATTTCATTATTAATTTGCAGCTCTATTACTTCACACAAATTCGGACAGCCACTGCATTCAAAGCTATGGGGAATAAAACTGTAATCAACTAAATCAAAGCCGCGAAATGATGTTGGCCGCTCTTCGCTAACCTGCTCTTTCGACAAAAGAGCAGCGCCAATAGCGCCCATAACATTATAATGGGGCGGAACAACAACCGGACAGCCAAGAGCTTCTTGAAAAGCCCGCTTCATCCCCTGATTCGCCGCTACCCCGCCCTGAAACAGGATAGGAGCCTGAATGTTCTTGCCCTTGCCGACATTATTTAAATAATTGCGTACCAATGCCTGGCACAGACCGTTTAAAATATCGGCAATTTGATGTCCGGTCTGCTGTTTGTGAATCATATCCGACTCGGCAAATACGGCACAGCGCCCGGCAACACGCACCGGCGTCGTTGACTCTAAAGCGCGGCTGCCAAAATTCTCAATCGGCATATTGAGCCGCGCCGCCTGTTGATCCAAAAATGATCCCGTTCCGGCGGCACATACTGTATTCATAGCGAAATCAGTGACGACGCCATTACGGATAATGATAATTTTAGAATCCTGGCCACCGATCTCAAGGATCGTCTGTACGTCAGGCACAATATGCATAGCCGCCACCGCATGGGCGGTAATTTCATTTTTAACGGAATCGGCCCCAAGGACGACTCCTGCCAAATGCCGGCCGCTGCCGGTTGTCCCTACGCCGGAAACCGTCACGCCGGGATTATGCTCCCTGATCTGCTTAAGACCATTTTGCACAGCCTCAATCGGCCGGCCCTGCGTCCGTATATATAACGTATCGATTACTTCCCCTTGATTGCCAAGCATGGCGACATTGGTGCTGACCGAACCAACATCAATTCCCAGGAAAACTTCCATTCCGATTCCTCCTTTGACACGGCGAACTCTATTATTATGCCCTTTTAACAAAAAAATAATGCCGCTTTTGCACCAAGGCAATTATATAAATTACTGAATATGTAAATAATATGAATATTGCTATTCAGAAAGAGGCGAATGAAATTTGACGGTACGAATCGGTATACCGCGAGGATTACTCTACTACCAGTACGGAGCACTGTGGGAAAGATTTTTGCAGGGACTGGGGGCTGAAGTTGTCGTTACCGGCGATACTTCCAAAGCAACTCTGGATTGCGGCAGCGTATTGGATGATGTATGTCTGCCGGTGAAAGTTTATTTCGGACACATTTATGAATTAGCCGCCAGGAATGTCGATTATTTATTCACCCCACGGATCATCAGTGTTGCCGCCAGACAATACTGCTGCCCCAAAATTATCGGCATGCCGGATATTTTACACAGCAATATGGAGCAGCTGCCGCCGCTGCTGGATATAAATGTAAACCTTCACCAAAATGGGTGCAGCCTGTATCAGGCGGTTATAGCCGCGGGCCGCAGGCTGGGGAAAAATCCGCTATTCAGCCTGTATGCCTGGCATAACGCCTGGCAGAACCACCGAAGGGAGCAGCCTTTTTTTTGTCCCTGCCGGACAGACCGGCAGCGAATCGGCCTGATCGGCCATTCCTACATCATCCACGATCATCAAATCAGCATGAATGTAATTGACAAGCTGAGCAACCTTGGCTTTGAAGTGATTACACCTGATATGGTCAGCCTTTGCCAGGCCGCCGCTGCTGCTAAGACACTAAACAAAAAAATTTTTTGGTCGAACAGCCACCATATGGCCGGTGCTGCCTTGACCTTGATACAGTCAACACCTCCGGTTGACGGGCTGATTTTTATGACTTCTTTTGCCTGCGGGCCGGATGCCTTAATCGGTGAACTGATAAAGCGGCGGGCTCATGCACTCAATATCCCCTGCATGCTATTAACAGTAGATGAACATACGGCTGAAGCCGGCTTTGTAACCAGGCTGGAAGCCTTTACCGACATGCTGAGCCGGAGGCGGCAGCCATGTTGATTACTTTCCCCCACATGGGAGATATGAGCATCGTCCTGAAAACGTTATTTAATGGTCTTGGACGCCAAGTATCCGTTCCGCCGCCGATTTCCAAGCGAACCTTGGAACTTGGCATGAAATATTCCCCGGAGACCGTCTGCCTCCCGTTTAAAGTGAATGTAGGAAACTTTATCGAAGCCCTTGAACAAGGGGCCGATACCATTGTGACCTGCGGCGGGGTCGGCCCCTGCCGGTTAGGCTACTACGCCGAAATACAGCGGAGCATTCTTCAAGATCTGGGGTTTCGGTTTGATATGATTGTGGTCGAGCCCGCTATCACCAATATCTTAAAAAACTTGCACCGGGTCGCGCCTAAGCAGAGTCTGCCGAATATCTATTCGGCCTTTCGTCTGGCAACCGCCAAAATGAATACACTGGATAGTCTGCAGCAAAAAGTATACCGCCTGCAGCCGCGGGAAATAAATCCGGGAGAGGCGGATTCTGTCCGACTGCAAGGAGTCCGGGAAATCGACACGGCCGAAACTCTGACAGCATTAGCCGCCGTCCGGCAGGAAACGGAAAGCAAGTTGGACAGCGTCAAACTCCGCTCCGGCATTCAGCCGCTGCGGATCGGTATCGTGGGCGAAATTTATGTCATGCTGGAACCTTTTATGAACCAGGACTTAGCCAGTCATTTGGGAAACATGGGAGTAGAAGTACATCAAACCATGTTTCTCAGCGATTATGTAAATGGTCATTTGTTCAGAAAACAAGAATATCTAAAACTATTTCAGCACCTTGCCGCTTTAGCACAGCCATATCTTCGCCACACCATAGGCGGTCACAGCTTAAAAAGCATTGGTCATACGGTCAATATGGGCCGGAAAAACTTCGACGGCGTCATTCATATATTTCCCTTTACCTGTATGCCTGAAATAGTTGCGAAAAACATCCTGCCTAAAGTCAGCAGCGACGCAAATATCCCTGTGCTGTCGCTGACTTTCGATGAACAATCCGGCGAAGCCGGGTTAATGACCCGTTTGGAAGCCTTTGTTGACTTATTGAAATACCGGCGTTCCAGCCAAACCGCTGCTGATCCCGATTAATCCGTTTTCTCCTGGGATGAAGACTGATTCCGTTCCCCTGCCGGACTTCTCCGGCTGCTGATAAACAGCTGGCCCTTGGAATCAATCACCGCGTAAGTCACCTGGGAGGGATGAGCGATATTGCGATCCACCAGCTGCTGTTCCAGCCAGGCCCGGGAACGGTTTTGCTTATCTAAATTTTCTTCAATGATTTGTCCGTCCATGATGATCTCCACCGGTAAAGCAGGATCAGCCAAATGAATGTTAAAGTCGGTCTTAGTCAGCGGCTGATAGTCCGATTTCTTGATCACGCTTAATTCCCCGGTTGTTTCCACAATAGCGTATTGCACCTCGGACACATCGAATATTCCTTTCTCCCGCAGCTTGCCGCTTAACTCATCCAGGTCAAACCGCATGCCCCGCATATTTTCCGCGATGATATGCCCGCTTTTAATCACAACCGTCGGTGAACCTTCAATTATTTTTCGCAGCGGCCGGCTTTTTATCGTAACAAAGGATAAAGAATAGGTAAGAACAATAAACAACACCAAATCATAATAATGGCTCCATAACTTTTCCGGATCTGTGGAGAGAATACTGCCGGCAATCGAACCAATAGTAATACCGCTAATATATTCGTAAAAAGTCAATTGTCCCACTTGGGTTTTACCCAATATCCGGGTAAAAATTAATAAACTAAAAAACACCATGGCAGTTTGCCATGTATCACGAAATATTCCCTGCCATTCCATAAACCGACGGCCTCCCCTCAATGCATATATTATAGGCTGAACAAAATAACGGAAAATTATTACACAATTTCTTTGTTTCCACTCACCATTTCATGACCAGCCGAATACTAATATTAGAGAGAAACGTATAGGAGGTTAGGGGAATGGAGCAAGAGGAAAGAAAAAAGCTCTGCAACTATCATTTGGTGCATGTACACAGCTATTCAACCCAAACCGGCGTCGCCAACGACCATCAGCATGTAATTATGAGTGTAAGCGGTCCAAAAATTACAGCCGACGGATCGCATATACATGTTCTTAAAGGCCGGACCGACTTTCATATTGATCACTGGCATTCCTATGAAGTAGAAAGCGGACCCGCTCAAGTTCAGCCCGACGGACGCCATTGCCATTATTTTCAGGGAGTCACCTCCGTAGATTTAAACCACTCTCATCCTTATTCCGGCGTAACGGGACTAACCTTTGATGTAGGCGCCGATGACCGGGACGATGATGATGACGATGACTATAACTATATGCCGACAAAAGCCGGACAAAAATATAAATACGGTCACCGGGAATAGCTTGTTTTCTGAAAAAAGGCTGAGAGATATCATCCCTCAGCCTTTTTTCAGTATCTTTTCCAGCTTCCAGCCACCCTGGCCGTCAAGCTGGAGCCGCCGAGAATGGTATTTTTGCAAGGAAGGACGATGACCTACACTAATCACTGCCGTTCGCGGCAATTTCCCCAGCAGCAATTCATATACCCATCGCTCCGTAGCTTCGTCCAGCGCGGAAGTTACTTCGTCAAGGAATAGCCAGTCCGGTTTTAGCAGCAGCATCCGTACGAAAGCGATCCGCTGCTGCTCCCCCAGAGAAAGAACCTGGCCCCAATCCATTGTTAGTTCCAGTTTATCCGCTAAATAAGGTAACCGGCAGTCTGCCAACTGCTCCAGCAGCTCCCTGTCTTCTACCGGCCTGGCTGCTCCCGGATACAGCAGAACCCGGCGAAACTGATCCACCGGCATATAGGGGCGCTGGGGTATAAACAAAACCTTTGCTCCCCTGGGGACCCGGATACATCCGTCAGCATAAGGCCAAAGTCCGGCCAGCACCCGAAGCAGTGTGCTTTTGCCGCAGCCGGAAGGGCCGGCGACCAACAGCCGCTCTCCCGGCCGAAAGCTGACGGTCATATCCTGTATGAGGCGATAACCATCCGGTCGAAAAACAGTAACATGATCCCCGGCAAACTTCTCTTCCTGCTTGTACTGCCGTTTCATTTTATAATGAGTTTCTTCTTGCCGAACCGCCTCCATATACACCAAAAAGTTATTAAGCCGGTTGACGACAGCACGCCACTGGGCCAAGCGGGTGAAACTGTCGATGATAAACGAAAACCCGGTTTGAACCTGATTATAGGCGTCAATAATTTGAAACATTTGGCCCAAATGAATTTGATTGCGAAAATAACGGGGTGAAGCAACCAGCACGGCAAAAATCACGCCAATTTTGGAATAGCCTGTCGTCAGCCACATCAACTTTTTGCGCAGCCGGATAATGTGAGTATAATTGAAAACGATTTGTTTGAATTGCTGCAGACAGTTTCTTTTTTCCTGCAACTCGCCGCCATATAAAGCAATACTCTCCGCATGATCCCGAACACGCACCAGACTATAGCGAAAGTCGGCTTCATAGCGCTGCTGATCATAATCCAGCCTGACCAGCGGCCGCCCCATCTTTACTGTCCAGTAAGTACCAATGATCGCATAAACCAAAGCCGCCCAAACCAAATAGCCGTAAATCGGTACTTCCAGCCCTCCCGCCGATAAAAAGATCACCCCGGATAAATCCCATAAAATCAGAACAAAAGAAAAAACTGTCGCCGCATCCTGGAGGAAATCCAAGGTAAGCCGCAGAGTAAGATGAACAAACATTTCAATGTCCTCACTAATCCGCTGATCCGGATTATCCGCCGCATTCCCGGCGATAAGCTGCAAGCGGTAGTACGTTTTTTGCCCCAGCCAGTCGGATAAGTAATAATCCGTCAGCCAGCGGCGCCAATGAATATGCAGCAGCATCCGGGCATACAGCTGATACCCTTTTACGATCACAAACAATCCGGCCAGCCCGGCAAACCTCACAATCGCATCCATAAATCCGTCATAATTATAGTCCTGAATGACCTGATAGAAAAATCCCTGCCACACATTCAACTGTACGGCAATGTACACGACCCCTAAATTCAAGCCAATCACCAGCAATAGCAGCCGCCATGCCGACAGCTTCTCCGCTGAAAGCCAGTAAGCCCGGCCAATTCTCCAGGCGCTTCGCAGCACGAAGCCTCGCTTCACTCGCCTCACCCACCTCCCTATGTTATATTTTACCGCTGCTCCCAGCATGACAGCAGCGGCAAAAAAAAAAGAACCCCTGCTCACTGCAGAGGCTCCTTTCTCACTTATTTCAGGCTGATTGCTTCGCCGTTTAATATCTTTTTCATATTCTTCATCGGGCACATCTTACCGCACATGGTACAGGTATCTTCGCATTCCGGCTTCGATTCCGCCCGGTAGCGTCCGGCTTTTTCCGGATCAATGGACAGTTCAATCATCCGGGGAAAATTGCTGTCGGTTCTGGCGGCGCTCATTGCGTTGTCCCAGTCCCGTGCGCCGGGTATTCCTTTGGCAATATCGGCCGCATGCGCCGCGATCCGGGCGGCAATAATCCCCTCCTTCATATCATCCAGGTTGGGCAGCCGCAAATGTTCGGCTGGCGTCACATAACAAAGAAAATCGGCGCCGCTGGCAGCGGCGATGGCACCGCCGATAGCGCTGGTAATATGGTCGTAACCGGGAGCAATATCCGTCACCAATGGCCCCAGCACATAGAACGGCGCTCCATGGCACAATTTCTTTTCCAGCATCATATTGGCGGCAATTTCATTCAAAGCCATATGTCCGGGGCCTTCGATCATAACCTGGACATTTCTGGCCCAGGCCCGTTTGGTCAATTCGCCCAATGTAATTAACTCTTCAATCTGAGCCGCATCGGTAGAATCCTGGGTCGATCCGGGACGACAGGCATCCCCCAGGCTCAGGGTAATATCATATTCTTCGCAAATATCCAGCAGCCGATCATAATATTCGTAAAACGGGTTTTCCTTCTTATTCAGCTCCATCCAGGCAAACAGCAACGAACCGCCCCGGGAAACAATATTGGTCAGCCGTTTGTTTTTCTTCACCCGTTCGGCGGTATTCCGGTTCATGCCGCAGTGAATGGTCATAAAATCCACACCGTCTTCGGCATGACGTTCCACCACTGAGAAAAACTCATCCACAGTAATCTCTTTCAAATCCTTATTCAGCATTCCGACCGCATCATACATCGGCACAGTGCCGATCATAGCCGATGAAAAATCAACCAATTTCCGCCGAAACGATTGAGTTTGTCCGTAACAGCTTAAATCCATGATAGCCTCTGCCTTTAATTCAATTGCCTTCCTAACCTTCTCCATCTCGCCGTCAATATCGCAGCAGTCTTTCGACACTCCCAGATTCACATTGATTTTTGTCCGTAATCCCGCTCCTACACCTTCCGGATCCAGGCTGGTATGATTTTTATTGGCAGGAATGACCACTTTCCCCTCTGCCACTAAATTTCTTAGAACCGCTGCCTCCATGTTTTCTTTTTTGGCCACAGTCCGCATTTGGTCCGTAATGATTCCCTTTTTGGCAGCATCCATTTGTGTGGTATAATTCATTCTGTTTTCCCCTTTTTCATTTTTTATAAAACTCACAGCCAATTCGTCCAATCATACAAAAAAGCTTACCAACGGTAAG encodes:
- a CDS encoding acyl-CoA dehydratase activase, with translation MEVFLGIDVGSVSTNVAMLGNQGEVIDTLYIRTQGRPIEAVQNGLKQIREHNPGVTVSGVGTTGSGRHLAGVVLGADSVKNEITAHAVAAMHIVPDVQTILEIGGQDSKIIIIRNGVVTDFAMNTVCAAGTGSFLDQQAARLNMPIENFGSRALESTTPVRVAGRCAVFAESDMIHKQQTGHQIADILNGLCQALVRNYLNNVGKGKNIQAPILFQGGVAANQGMKRAFQEALGCPVVVPPHYNVMGAIGAALLSKEQVSEERPTSFRGFDLVDYSFIPHSFECSGCPNLCEVIELQINNEIAARWGDRCGKWSNKVPGS
- a CDS encoding acyl-CoA dehydratase activase-related protein; this translates as MTVRIGIPRGLLYYQYGALWERFLQGLGAEVVVTGDTSKATLDCGSVLDDVCLPVKVYFGHIYELAARNVDYLFTPRIISVAARQYCCPKIIGMPDILHSNMEQLPPLLDINVNLHQNGCSLYQAVIAAGRRLGKNPLFSLYAWHNAWQNHRREQPFFCPCRTDRQRIGLIGHSYIIHDHQISMNVIDKLSNLGFEVITPDMVSLCQAAAAAKTLNKKIFWSNSHHMAGAALTLIQSTPPVDGLIFMTSFACGPDALIGELIKRRAHALNIPCMLLTVDEHTAEAGFVTRLEAFTDMLSRRRQPC
- a CDS encoding acyl-CoA dehydratase activase-related protein, with the protein product MLITFPHMGDMSIVLKTLFNGLGRQVSVPPPISKRTLELGMKYSPETVCLPFKVNVGNFIEALEQGADTIVTCGGVGPCRLGYYAEIQRSILQDLGFRFDMIVVEPAITNILKNLHRVAPKQSLPNIYSAFRLATAKMNTLDSLQQKVYRLQPREINPGEADSVRLQGVREIDTAETLTALAAVRQETESKLDSVKLRSGIQPLRIGIVGEIYVMLEPFMNQDLASHLGNMGVEVHQTMFLSDYVNGHLFRKQEYLKLFQHLAALAQPYLRHTIGGHSLKSIGHTVNMGRKNFDGVIHIFPFTCMPEIVAKNILPKVSSDANIPVLSLTFDEQSGEAGLMTRLEAFVDLLKYRRSSQTAADPD
- a CDS encoding DUF421 domain-containing protein, yielding MEWQGIFRDTWQTAMVFFSLLIFTRILGKTQVGQLTFYEYISGITIGSIAGSILSTDPEKLWSHYYDLVLFIVLTYSLSFVTIKSRPLRKIIEGSPTVVIKSGHIIAENMRGMRFDLDELSGKLREKGIFDVSEVQYAIVETTGELSVIKKSDYQPLTKTDFNIHLADPALPVEIIMDGQIIEENLDKQNRSRAWLEQQLVDRNIAHPSQVTYAVIDSKGQLFISSRRSPAGERNQSSSQEKTD
- a CDS encoding YmaF family protein encodes the protein MEQEERKKLCNYHLVHVHSYSTQTGVANDHQHVIMSVSGPKITADGSHIHVLKGRTDFHIDHWHSYEVESGPAQVQPDGRHCHYFQGVTSVDLNHSHPYSGVTGLTFDVGADDRDDDDDDDYNYMPTKAGQKYKYGHRE
- a CDS encoding ABC transporter ATP-binding protein/permease, whose product is MPDEEYEKDIKRRSNQPEISEKGASAVSRGSFFFAAAVMLGAAVKYNIGRWVRRVKRGFVLRSAWRIGRAYWLSAEKLSAWRLLLLVIGLNLGVVYIAVQLNVWQGFFYQVIQDYNYDGFMDAIVRFAGLAGLFVIVKGYQLYARMLLHIHWRRWLTDYYLSDWLGQKTYYRLQLIAGNAADNPDQRISEDIEMFVHLTLRLTLDFLQDAATVFSFVLILWDLSGVIFLSAGGLEVPIYGYLVWAALVYAIIGTYWTVKMGRPLVRLDYDQQRYEADFRYSLVRVRDHAESIALYGGELQEKRNCLQQFKQIVFNYTHIIRLRKKLMWLTTGYSKIGVIFAVLVASPRYFRNQIHLGQMFQIIDAYNQVQTGFSFIIDSFTRLAQWRAVVNRLNNFLVYMEAVRQEETHYKMKRQYKQEEKFAGDHVTVFRPDGYRLIQDMTVSFRPGERLLVAGPSGCGKSTLLRVLAGLWPYADGCIRVPRGAKVLFIPQRPYMPVDQFRRVLLYPGAARPVEDRELLEQLADCRLPYLADKLELTMDWGQVLSLGEQQRIAFVRMLLLKPDWLFLDEVTSALDEATERWVYELLLGKLPRTAVISVGHRPSLQKYHSRRLQLDGQGGWKLEKILKKG
- the thiC gene encoding phosphomethylpyrimidine synthase ThiC, whose amino-acid sequence is MNYTTQMDAAKKGIITDQMRTVAKKENMEAAVLRNLVAEGKVVIPANKNHTSLDPEGVGAGLRTKINVNLGVSKDCCDIDGEMEKVRKAIELKAEAIMDLSCYGQTQSFRRKLVDFSSAMIGTVPMYDAVGMLNKDLKEITVDEFFSVVERHAEDGVDFMTIHCGMNRNTAERVKKNKRLTNIVSRGGSLLFAWMELNKKENPFYEYYDRLLDICEEYDITLSLGDACRPGSTQDSTDAAQIEELITLGELTKRAWARNVQVMIEGPGHMALNEIAANMMLEKKLCHGAPFYVLGPLVTDIAPGYDHITSAIGGAIAAASGADFLCYVTPAEHLRLPNLDDMKEGIIAARIAAHAADIAKGIPGARDWDNAMSAARTDSNFPRMIELSIDPEKAGRYRAESKPECEDTCTMCGKMCPMKNMKKILNGEAISLK